A DNA window from Primulina tabacum isolate GXHZ01 chromosome 12, ASM2559414v2, whole genome shotgun sequence contains the following coding sequences:
- the LOC142520895 gene encoding uncharacterized protein LOC142520895, with protein MDDPIPCLLRRRKMKRKRKTIHFPEIYTDHPDPRKDGEHTTEEKSQIVVVSPYFVPKCPKKEDSGVRVKTKREKTSNITHFSDSYTDDAGPCLFEKKKRERREHLMKEKSDVVVSHDFTPKCLKEEDPGSGFPVCVKSRREKKRKDEDNTHFSEICTDGPDPSLLENEKKKRMRKNRENPMTKESEIVVSPYFGTQDSGNGFPLCVKTKGKMKRKVEDTSAKEYTSVGLRKRVALESGFLDSFSVEHRASAVDKAMHEAWLDDFFSQFAYTGGTKSCDLQCNTSGKNVNKCNLGAEGKMKLSNAGKGIWDKGRVVSPYFVKEAKADLIKQGQKKECVSVRKVSPYFSSSEQEDVHLGKVKTEGQKPKRKTSSPSLTKAEKRDEAYRRITQDITWKPPLVKEKLIQHDHASDPWRVLVICMLLNKTGGLQLKKILSDFFNLCPNAKRATEIPAGDIENVIRTLGLQRKRSVAIQRLSREYLEESWTHVTDLTGVGKYAADAYAIFCTGKWERVRPCDKELVRYWRYLRAHFSSKGILSDP; from the exons ATGGATGACCCCATTCCTTGTTTACTTAGGAGGAGGAAAATGAAGCGAAAAAGAAAAACTATCCATTTTCCTGAAATCTATACTGATCACCCTGACCCAAGGAAAGATGGAGAGCATACAACGGAGGAGAAATCACAGATTGTTGTTGTTTCCCCTTATTTTGTCCCGAAATGCCCGAAGAAGGAAGATTCCGGAGTTCGTGTTAAAACTAAGCGAGAAAAGACGAGTAACATTACCCATTTTTCTGATTCCTATACCGATGATGCTGGCCCTTGTTTATTTGAGAAGAAGAAGAGGGAAAGGAGAGAGCACCTCATGAAGGAGAAATCAGATGTTGTCGTTTCCCATGATTTTACCCCGAAATGTCTGAAGGAAGAAGATCCAGGAAGTGGGTTTCCAGTTTGTGTTAAATCTAGGCGAGAAAAGAAGAGGAAGGATGAAGATAATACTCATTTTTCTGAAATCTGTACTGATGGCCCCGACCCCAGCTTACTTGAGAACGAGAAGAAGAAAAGGATGAGGAAAAATCGAGAAAATCCAATGACGAAAGAATCAGAAATTGTTGTTTCGCCTTATTTTGGCACACAAGATTCGGGAAATGGGTTTCCACTTTGTGTTAAGACTAAGGGAAAGATGAAGAGAAAAGTTGAAGATACTAGTGCTAAAGAATATACTAGCGTTGGACTCAGGAAGAGAGTGGCGCTGGAGTCTGGGTTTCTGGATTCATTCAGTGTCGAACACCGTGCAAGTGCTGTGGACAAAGCAATGCATGAGGCTTGGTTGGATGATTTCTTTTCACAGTTTGCTTATACTGGTGGGACCAAATCTTGTGATTTGCAGTGTAATACGAGCGGAAAGAATGTTAACAAGTGTAATTTGGGTGCTGAGGGTAAAATGAAGTTAAGTAATGCCGGAAAGGGTATTTGGGACAAGGGTCGAGTAGTTTCTCCTTATTTTGTGAAGGAAGCTAAGGCTGATTTGATTAAACAGGGACAAAAGAAGGAATGTGTCTCTGTAAGAAAAGTTTCTCCCTATTTTTCCAGCTCCGAGCAAGAGGATGTGCATTTGGGCAAGGTGAAAACCGAAGGTCAAAAGCCAAAAAGAAAGACATCAAGCCCTTCTCTTACTAAAGCCGAGAAGAGAGACGAGGCATATAGAAGAATAACTCAAGATATCACTTGGAAGCCTCCACTGGTGAAAGAAAAACTTATCCAACATGATCATGCCTCTGATCCTTGGAGGGTTTTGGTCATATGCATGCTTTTGAACAAGACTGGTGGCCTGCAG CTTAAGAAAATTCTATCCGATTTTTTCAATCTCTGTCCAAATGCCAAGAGAGCTACAGAGATTCCAGCAGGGGACATCGAAAATGTTATAAGAACTTTAGGCTTACAAAGGAAGAGGTCTGTGGCAATTCAGCGATTGTCAAGGGAATATCTGGAAGAGAGCTGGACTCATGTAACTGATCTCACGGGCGTGGGCAA ATACGCAGCTGATGCATATGCAATATTTTGTACGGGGAAGTGGGAACGTGTGAGACCATGCGATAAAGAGCTGGTTAGATACTGGAGATACCTCCGTGCTCACTTTTCTTCAAAGGGAATTTTAAGTGATCCATAA